One genomic segment of Desulfocapsa sulfexigens DSM 10523 includes these proteins:
- a CDS encoding DUF3047 domain-containing protein, which yields MTSGCRRPPATVLLLLLLLLAFPLQSPAADIFLDEQFDGIERWELFSFKNIENRSTYQATDLMGTSCLEASSDNSASALLLSERFDAYIFPMISWRWRISNIYQKGDISKKEGDDAPVRIYVMFEYDPEKASVFKKIKYEVIRALYGKYPPHSSLNYVWSSRKHPEHFLPNPYTDLAMVFPMASGKEDVGKWLEHTANILQDYRSAFGEDPPSIAAIAVMSDSDNTGESARACLDYIRIHTSPSP from the coding sequence ATGACAAGCGGATGCCGACGACCACCTGCCACTGTACTCCTGCTTCTTTTATTGCTGCTCGCATTTCCACTGCAGAGCCCGGCAGCTGATATTTTCCTGGATGAACAATTTGATGGGATTGAGCGCTGGGAATTGTTTTCATTCAAAAATATTGAAAATCGTTCCACCTATCAAGCAACCGATCTGATGGGAACATCGTGCCTTGAGGCCAGTTCCGATAACTCCGCCTCAGCCCTGCTTCTCTCTGAACGGTTCGACGCCTACATTTTCCCCATGATTAGCTGGCGCTGGCGAATCAGCAACATATACCAGAAAGGGGATATAAGCAAAAAGGAAGGTGACGATGCTCCTGTACGCATCTATGTGATGTTTGAGTATGACCCGGAAAAAGCTTCCGTATTCAAGAAGATAAAATATGAAGTTATCCGAGCCCTATACGGGAAATACCCTCCTCACAGCTCGCTCAACTATGTCTGGTCCAGTCGGAAACACCCCGAACACTTTCTCCCCAACCCTTACACCGACCTGGCCATGGTTTTCCCGATGGCATCCGGAAAAGAAGATGTGGGCAAGTGGCTGGAACATACCGCCAACATTCTCCAGGATTACCGTTCCGCCTTTGGCGAAGATCCCCCTTCAATCGCCGCCATTGCAGTTATGAGCGACTCAGACAACACTGGTGAATCCGCCAGAGCCTGCCTCGACTATATACGGATTCATACATCCCCTTCTCCTTGA
- a CDS encoding 4Fe-4S double cluster binding domain-containing protein, whose amino-acid sequence MSTNSTTHPTWLIAWMEAKEISLWGAADLRNFSTPSDQAGNRFPIAISFVIPMNPIIMDSIHKGPNQAYADEYTRVNKHINELSTTLSVEIKSRGFQSLPLAASVRSDPVNIKGDFPHKTAATRAGLGWIGRHCQLITRPFGSWVRLGTVFTDIEIPCGPPVKKNFCGSCMSCVEACPAKALKGSEWYPGLAREEILDVQACDQWKKEHYFQYHKGHNCGICSAVCPYGQRLLKKLR is encoded by the coding sequence ATGTCGACCAACTCTACTACCCACCCTACTTGGCTTATCGCGTGGATGGAAGCAAAAGAAATTTCTCTATGGGGTGCCGCAGACCTTCGAAATTTTTCAACACCTTCAGATCAAGCAGGAAATCGATTTCCAATCGCTATTTCATTTGTGATTCCCATGAATCCCATAATAATGGATAGTATCCATAAAGGGCCTAACCAGGCATATGCCGATGAATACACACGAGTGAACAAACACATTAATGAATTATCAACAACCCTATCAGTAGAAATCAAATCAAGAGGTTTTCAATCCCTACCTTTAGCGGCATCAGTACGTTCAGATCCTGTGAACATTAAGGGAGATTTTCCACACAAAACTGCGGCAACAAGAGCGGGTTTGGGATGGATAGGGCGTCATTGTCAGCTCATTACGCGTCCTTTCGGTTCATGGGTTCGGTTGGGAACCGTCTTTACTGATATTGAAATTCCGTGTGGACCGCCGGTGAAAAAGAATTTTTGCGGTAGCTGCATGAGTTGTGTCGAGGCTTGCCCTGCAAAAGCATTGAAAGGTAGTGAGTGGTATCCGGGGTTGGCTCGGGAGGAAATATTGGATGTGCAAGCATGTGATCAATGGAAAAAGGAACATTATTTTCAATATCACAAAGGACACAATTGCGGAATCTGTTCAGCAGTTTGTCCTTATGGTCAGCGATTGTTAAAAAAACTTCGATAG
- the istA gene encoding IS21 family transposase, whose translation MPKKRLSMRKIREVLRLKYELGHSNREISRSCGIGSSTVSDYLQRTKRADLGWPLPDDLSDSSLEQTLFPPPPPPGTSRLIPDFSEIHKELQSKRGVTLNLLWQEYKEQHPDGYQYSWFCHSYRDWAGKLDLVMRHEHRAGEKLFVDYAGQTVDVVDQHTGEITKAQVFVAVLGASNYTYAEATPSQKIEDWIGSHVRTFAFLGGVPEVVVPDNLKSGVTKACRYEPDLNPTYHDLARHYQTVVLPARVRKPRDKAKAEAGVLLVERWILAKLRKHTFFNIDDLNREIGKLLEQLNNKPFKKLSGSRKSRFEELDKPALKQLPASPYELSYWKKATVHIDYHVEVEGHYYSVPYNLVKKQIEVRYTKSTVECYFRGKRVASHIRENQRGHHTTVKEHMPVNHRKYMEWNPDRFKRWAAKVGPETLCLTETLLVKRAHPQQAYRTLLGILRLGKAYGDSRLEAACHRALHINALSYRSVESILKSGLDQKPLPKPATEDKPVNHANIRGSQYYSPSTH comes from the coding sequence ATGCCGAAGAAGAGGTTATCTATGCGAAAAATTAGAGAGGTACTACGACTCAAGTATGAACTTGGGCACAGTAACCGTGAAATTTCCCGTAGCTGCGGTATTGGCAGCAGCACGGTAAGTGACTATTTACAACGAACCAAAAGAGCAGATCTGGGTTGGCCCCTTCCTGACGACCTAAGCGACAGCAGCCTTGAACAAACCCTTTTCCCTCCACCGCCTCCACCGGGGACAAGCCGGCTAATTCCAGATTTCTCTGAGATCCACAAAGAGCTCCAATCCAAACGAGGGGTTACCCTGAACCTGCTGTGGCAGGAATACAAAGAGCAGCATCCTGACGGCTACCAGTACAGCTGGTTCTGCCATAGTTACCGGGATTGGGCCGGCAAGCTTGATCTGGTCATGCGCCATGAACACCGAGCCGGTGAGAAACTGTTTGTCGACTACGCAGGCCAAACCGTCGATGTCGTTGACCAACACACCGGAGAAATCACAAAGGCTCAGGTCTTTGTTGCGGTCCTTGGTGCCAGCAACTACACCTATGCTGAGGCCACTCCCAGCCAGAAGATTGAGGATTGGATCGGTTCACATGTCCGTACATTTGCTTTCCTGGGTGGGGTTCCGGAAGTTGTCGTTCCAGATAACCTGAAAAGTGGCGTCACAAAAGCCTGCCGTTACGAACCTGACCTTAATCCCACTTATCATGATCTGGCCCGACATTATCAAACCGTGGTGCTGCCTGCAAGGGTTAGAAAACCAAGGGACAAGGCCAAGGCTGAGGCCGGTGTATTGCTGGTGGAACGCTGGATTCTGGCAAAACTCCGTAAACATACTTTCTTCAACATTGACGATCTCAATCGCGAAATAGGCAAACTCCTTGAGCAACTGAACAACAAGCCTTTCAAGAAGTTATCCGGCAGCCGTAAAAGTCGCTTTGAAGAACTGGACAAACCTGCCCTGAAACAACTTCCAGCCAGCCCTTATGAATTATCCTACTGGAAAAAGGCCACTGTACATATCGACTATCATGTGGAGGTCGAGGGACATTACTATTCCGTTCCATATAACCTGGTCAAAAAACAGATTGAGGTGCGCTATACCAAAAGCACGGTTGAGTGTTACTTTCGTGGTAAACGGGTGGCCAGTCACATCCGGGAGAATCAACGAGGGCACCACACTACCGTCAAAGAGCATATGCCTGTCAACCACCGAAAGTACATGGAGTGGAATCCGGACAGGTTCAAGCGCTGGGCTGCCAAGGTCGGGCCGGAGACACTCTGCCTCACAGAGACGCTTCTTGTAAAAAGAGCTCACCCACAACAGGCCTATCGCACTTTGCTGGGCATTCTCCGTCTTGGCAAAGCCTATGGAGATTCACGCCTTGAGGCAGCATGCCATCGGGCCCTGCATATCAACGCCCTTTCTTACCGCTCAGTGGAATCCATACTCAAAAGCGGCCTTGATCAGAAGCCACTACCGAAGCCGGCTACAGAGGACAAGCCGGTTAATCACGCAAATATCCGTGGCTCTCAGTATTATTCTCCCTCAACCCACTAA
- the mobA gene encoding molybdenum cofactor guanylyltransferase, producing the protein MRELTGIQQEAPIRACLLIGGRSSRMGRPKHLITGVNGRTWVENTVDLLQPFTSKIVLSGRGEVPESLAALTRIPDVPGVQGPLTGILAAMRWRPDSCWLLLACDMPNITTESLEWLIASRSPDSFGTVPRLQENGFVEPLLALYEPQAKDYFEELCSSGVLRISMVARRAKIATPVIPPSLCGAWSNINTPDELSQSLL; encoded by the coding sequence ATGAGAGAATTAACAGGAATACAGCAGGAAGCACCCATTCGTGCCTGTCTGCTTATCGGTGGTCGCAGTTCCCGCATGGGTCGCCCCAAACACCTGATTACTGGGGTCAACGGCAGAACATGGGTTGAGAATACCGTGGATCTGCTGCAGCCCTTTACCAGCAAGATCGTTCTTTCAGGACGGGGGGAGGTGCCGGAAAGTCTTGCCGCACTTACACGTATTCCTGATGTCCCCGGAGTACAGGGCCCACTCACAGGAATCCTTGCAGCCATGCGCTGGCGACCAGATTCCTGCTGGTTGCTACTGGCCTGCGATATGCCTAATATTACCACGGAATCTCTGGAGTGGCTGATTGCCAGCAGAAGCCCCGACTCCTTCGGAACGGTTCCCCGTCTTCAGGAAAATGGTTTTGTCGAACCTCTTCTTGCCCTCTATGAACCGCAGGCCAAAGACTATTTTGAAGAACTCTGCTCCTCCGGTGTCTTACGGATTTCCATGGTGGCCAGACGTGCGAAGATAGCAACTCCAGTTATTCCACCGTCACTTTGTGGTGCCTGGAGCAATATTAATACCCCGGATGAATTGTCCCAGTCGCTTTTGTAA
- a CDS encoding class I SAM-dependent methyltransferase, producing MKTPFIQKSSTEEIRKRFDNDVARFSNLETGQSATIDAPLAMELITRAAVKSTSNIRRVLDIGCGAGNNTLKLLQYASPFDCDLIDLSLPMLEKACERIAAVNSGKIKTIQGDFRKIDLPHQGYDIILAAAVLHHLRDDQDWEKAFKKLYNLTAPGGSIWITDLISHESKAVQSLMWERYGEYLCSMGGADYRTKVFEYIDKEDSPRPVTYQLDLLRKVGFKRTEILHKNSCFAAFGAIKMG from the coding sequence ATGAAGACACCTTTTATACAGAAATCATCAACCGAAGAGATAAGAAAACGATTTGATAATGATGTCGCACGTTTTTCAAATCTTGAAACCGGGCAGTCTGCGACTATCGATGCTCCATTAGCTATGGAACTGATTACACGAGCGGCAGTTAAATCAACCAGCAACATACGAAGAGTTTTGGATATCGGCTGTGGAGCGGGAAATAATACGCTTAAACTTTTACAGTATGCCTCTCCTTTCGATTGTGATCTTATTGACCTGAGTTTACCGATGTTGGAAAAAGCTTGTGAGCGTATTGCAGCAGTAAACTCGGGGAAAATCAAAACTATTCAGGGCGATTTTCGTAAGATTGATTTGCCACATCAAGGATATGACATCATTCTTGCTGCTGCTGTCCTGCATCATTTACGTGATGACCAGGATTGGGAAAAAGCATTCAAAAAGCTTTACAATTTAACCGCCCCTGGCGGAAGCATCTGGATTACGGATTTGATATCTCATGAGTCCAAAGCAGTTCAATCTCTCATGTGGGAACGGTATGGAGAATATCTTTGCTCTATGGGAGGTGCCGATTACAGGACAAAAGTATTTGAATACATCGACAAAGAAGATTCACCGCGGCCAGTTACATATCAACTGGATTTGCTACGGAAAGTTGGATTTAAACGCACTGAAATTTTACACAAAAATTCTTGTTTTGCTGCTTTTGGTGCGATAAAAATGGGCTGA
- a CDS encoding EamA family transporter: protein MAQENYKLALSSGGASFTAYALVIWAFTMAPIPVVTALRETSIIFALFLGVFVLKEGLDLIKVFASMVTILGAGLLRINR, encoded by the coding sequence GTGGCCCAAGAAAATTACAAGTTGGCTTTGAGCAGTGGTGGTGCATCTTTTACAGCCTACGCATTGGTGATTTGGGCTTTCACCATGGCACCTATTCCAGTAGTCACTGCCCTGAGAGAAACAAGTATAATTTTTGCTCTTTTTCTAGGTGTGTTTGTACTTAAAGAAGGACTTGATTTAATTAAAGTATTTGCATCAATGGTTACAATCCTTGGTGCAGGGTTGCTTCGCATTAATCGTTGA
- the istB gene encoding IS21-like element helper ATPase IstB, with translation MLLHPTLEKLTTLRFTGMAAALQEQMDMDTADNLGFEERLGLLLDREQAVRETRKLQTRLRKAKLRQDGSIEDVDFRHPRGLDRSLVTRLADCNWIKEHTNLLITGPTGVGKSYLACALAQKACREGYSALYLRLSKLFEDLALAKGDGRYLKLLTVYSKTDLLVLDDYGLATLNQEQRHDLLEILEDRHGLKSTLVTSQLPVEHWHERIGDPTLADAILDRLVHAAHKIKLKGESMRKKKARLT, from the coding sequence ATGCTTCTGCATCCAACACTTGAAAAACTCACAACTCTTCGATTCACCGGCATGGCCGCAGCACTCCAGGAACAGATGGACATGGACACTGCAGATAACCTGGGTTTCGAAGAACGCCTCGGTCTGTTACTTGACCGCGAGCAGGCGGTCAGGGAAACCAGAAAACTTCAGACCAGACTCAGAAAGGCAAAGCTGCGGCAGGATGGCTCAATCGAGGATGTAGACTTCCGTCATCCGCGTGGTCTGGATAGGTCACTGGTAACCAGGCTGGCTGACTGCAACTGGATAAAGGAACATACCAATCTGCTTATTACCGGCCCCACTGGAGTCGGCAAATCCTATCTTGCCTGTGCCTTGGCCCAAAAGGCATGCAGAGAAGGCTATAGTGCTCTCTATCTCCGTCTGAGTAAACTCTTTGAAGATCTGGCTCTTGCCAAGGGGGATGGCCGTTATCTGAAGTTACTGACTGTCTATTCAAAAACAGATCTATTGGTACTTGATGACTATGGACTGGCCACACTCAACCAGGAGCAACGCCATGATTTACTAGAAATACTGGAAGACAGACACGGCCTCAAATCTACCTTGGTAACCAGTCAATTACCGGTAGAGCACTGGCATGAGCGGATCGGAGATCCGACTTTAGCCGACGCCATTCTTGACCGTCTGGTACATGCCGCTCACAAAATCAAACTGAAAGGAGAATCTATGAGAAAAAAGAAAGCACGCTTGACGTGA
- a CDS encoding cupin domain-containing protein: MPWNYWPESSGLGGRIHWNTHIPMEGLKAYLSQAENHQIVFMEFETDVDLAEHSHASQFGIVLEGKIDLNIDGKKHTFVKGDRYFIPGGTIHSGKIYAGYADVSFFEEPSRYRVSE; this comes from the coding sequence TTGCCGTGGAATTACTGGCCGGAATCAAGTGGACTGGGTGGCCGGATTCACTGGAATACGCACATTCCAATGGAGGGCTTAAAAGCGTATCTTTCCCAGGCCGAAAACCATCAGATTGTATTTATGGAATTCGAGACTGACGTGGACCTCGCAGAGCATTCACACGCAAGCCAGTTCGGGATTGTCCTCGAAGGAAAAATTGATCTAAATATTGATGGTAAGAAACACACTTTCGTAAAAGGCGATCGTTATTTTATACCTGGTGGTACTATCCATTCAGGTAAAATATATGCAGGGTATGCCGATGTCTCATTTTTTGAAGAACCAAGTAGGTATAGGGTTTCGGAATAA
- a CDS encoding acyltransferase family protein, with product MQQQDRIQNIQALRGVAVLFVVFLHLFSVERKYGGLETILPDILQFGIFGVDMFFVISGFVMVTVTRGKFRNFRHAVTFIYRRLSRIYPLYWVYTLLVLVVFLIQPSWVNSKQGNHISILESFLLIPSHYLPLVMVGWTLIHEIYFYTVFSLALLFSSEKRLPFVLVGWGGIVVLGSVLFTVTLPTLRILFHPLTLEFIGGCFLAILYQKRNFTVKPAILVVLALAALVASVSGYYLFTVVTGRIEPLYWWRVFIFGIPALAIVFCLINAERNGYLMNRYLIRVGDASYSIYLSHILSLSLVGRIWGTFSVNGLADNMVVLPLALVFVIIVGMASYSLVEKPLLRISRKLI from the coding sequence ATGCAACAACAAGATAGAATACAGAATATTCAGGCGCTCCGTGGTGTCGCTGTCCTTTTTGTCGTGTTTTTACACCTTTTCAGTGTTGAGCGGAAATATGGCGGTTTGGAGACGATCCTTCCAGATATTCTGCAATTTGGAATATTCGGGGTGGATATGTTTTTTGTGATCAGTGGCTTTGTAATGGTCACCGTAACAAGAGGAAAATTTCGCAATTTCAGGCATGCAGTAACCTTTATCTATCGCCGTCTTTCAAGGATTTATCCATTGTACTGGGTGTACACTTTACTGGTTTTGGTTGTTTTTCTCATCCAGCCGTCCTGGGTTAACAGCAAACAGGGAAACCATATCTCTATTCTTGAGTCTTTTTTGTTGATCCCGTCGCATTATTTGCCACTGGTTATGGTTGGATGGACTCTTATCCATGAAATCTATTTTTACACTGTCTTTTCATTGGCACTGCTCTTTTCCTCCGAAAAAAGACTGCCATTTGTGCTTGTGGGCTGGGGCGGAATTGTTGTTTTGGGGAGTGTCCTGTTTACTGTTACGCTCCCAACTCTCAGGATACTTTTTCATCCTCTGACTCTCGAGTTTATTGGGGGCTGTTTTCTGGCAATCCTGTACCAAAAAAGGAACTTCACTGTAAAACCTGCTATCCTCGTTGTTCTCGCTTTAGCTGCTCTCGTGGCCTCGGTCTCCGGATACTATCTCTTTACTGTTGTTACAGGAAGGATCGAACCGCTCTATTGGTGGAGGGTATTCATTTTTGGTATCCCTGCTCTGGCAATTGTATTCTGTCTGATCAATGCAGAGAGGAATGGCTATCTCATGAACCGCTATCTGATCAGGGTTGGAGATGCCTCATATTCCATATACCTGTCGCATATATTGAGCTTAAGCCTCGTCGGGAGGATTTGGGGGACTTTTTCTGTCAATGGTCTTGCTGATAATATGGTAGTCCTTCCACTTGCACTGGTATTTGTCATTATTGTTGGCATGGCCAGCTACTCGTTAGTTGAAAAACCACTCCTGAGAATAAGCCGAAAACTGATTTAG
- a CDS encoding menaquinone biosynthesis family protein, whose translation MTTPVTLGYSPCPNDTYIFYALTHGLIPLPDVQLAAPLLEDVETLNSWAVEKKLDITKLSFHALGHVLDEYCVLSAGAALGRGCGPLLVAKPGFDPAVLDDARIAIPGSLTTAALLFRMYSPKATNLVVMRFDEIMGAVASGEVDAGVIIHESRFTYAEHGLTCLQDLGTWWEQTSGHPIPLGCIAARRSLGKERIEQIDRAIHESIVWADEHPGECLPYIQQYAQEMDQQVMQNHIDLYVNQFSKNLGPEGMAAIESFLLLGRKAGILPILPDTVTLQI comes from the coding sequence ATGACAACTCCAGTAACTCTTGGTTATTCACCCTGTCCAAACGATACCTATATCTTTTATGCACTGACCCATGGTCTGATTCCACTGCCTGATGTGCAGTTGGCAGCACCACTGCTTGAAGATGTGGAAACCCTGAACTCCTGGGCGGTGGAGAAAAAACTCGACATCACCAAGCTTTCCTTTCATGCCCTTGGTCATGTACTGGATGAATATTGTGTGCTTTCCGCAGGCGCTGCTCTTGGTCGTGGCTGTGGCCCGCTTCTTGTAGCAAAGCCCGGATTTGACCCTGCAGTTCTTGATGATGCACGTATTGCTATCCCGGGCAGCCTGACCACCGCCGCTCTTCTTTTTCGTATGTATTCCCCTAAAGCCACAAATTTGGTGGTAATGCGTTTTGATGAAATCATGGGGGCGGTAGCAAGTGGAGAGGTGGATGCGGGGGTAATTATTCATGAAAGCCGTTTCACCTATGCAGAACATGGACTGACTTGTCTGCAGGACCTTGGCACCTGGTGGGAGCAGACCTCGGGGCATCCCATACCATTGGGCTGCATTGCTGCCAGACGTTCCCTTGGAAAAGAGCGGATAGAACAGATAGACAGGGCGATCCATGAGTCCATTGTCTGGGCCGATGAACACCCCGGAGAGTGTCTTCCCTATATTCAGCAATATGCTCAGGAGATGGATCAACAGGTGATGCAAAATCATATAGATCTGTATGTGAATCAATTTTCCAAGAATCTTGGACCAGAAGGGATGGCAGCGATTGAGAGTTTTCTTCTTCTTGGCCGAAAGGCGGGTATTCTTCCCATCCTGCCAGATACAGTCACCCTGCAGATATGA
- a CDS encoding EamA family transporter codes for MLVVLLAATLHASWNFLIKQKKDKHISMTAVVLGHAPFALAVLLFSPLPQIESLPYIVIGALLHTGYQLFLLYSYRIGDLSQVYPLARGVAPIVVAVVSVVFLGTHLDQIELSAIAIIGSGIISLSLVRRSRWFKKL; via the coding sequence ATGTTAGTCGTTTTACTTGCAGCTACACTACATGCGTCATGGAATTTCCTTATTAAACAAAAGAAGGACAAACACATAAGTATGACAGCAGTAGTTCTGGGACATGCCCCATTTGCTCTCGCTGTACTATTATTCTCACCTCTTCCTCAAATTGAGTCACTTCCTTATATCGTTATTGGAGCGTTGTTGCACACTGGTTATCAACTATTCTTACTATATTCTTATCGTATTGGTGACTTAAGCCAAGTTTATCCTTTAGCTCGCGGAGTAGCTCCTATAGTTGTCGCTGTTGTTTCAGTTGTTTTTTTGGGAACTCACCTTGACCAAATAGAACTGTCAGCAATAGCCATTATTGGATCTGGTATAATAAGTTTATCATTGGTTCGACGAAGTCGATGGTTTAAAAAATTATAA
- a CDS encoding acyltransferase family protein, protein MNLQSSNYSYMPQLDSIKGLAVGMMIFYHWLPEQYRFLVFADFGLQFFFIISGFFVTRTLVHTRCDSSLFSEKIRILATFYAHRFLRICPLYYILILLTYVVGIASVRDSWPWHITYLSNYYFFFIQSWHDETSHFWFLAVLMQFYMLWPGIILFLPRNWHKQVFFGCICLTVLFRFTIPLCWPEIKMLSVLPCMYLDAFGIGSLLGYLTAEKCDLTLFYKICLWGGVLYVAFQVAKWLGFSSPVTIVAQRECMLLGIGWLLFHASQGYGGIAGMILGNRVLRYLGKISLGLFLIHNFSGILISLLKPVIDIPTNRFSVTILLLRILFTVALAMVSYRFLEKPIAQFKRYVPYPEMSKGNN, encoded by the coding sequence ATGAATTTGCAGAGTAGTAATTATTCGTACATGCCCCAGCTTGACAGTATTAAAGGTTTGGCAGTTGGAATGATGATTTTTTATCATTGGCTACCAGAACAGTATCGCTTTCTGGTTTTTGCCGATTTTGGTTTACAGTTTTTCTTTATTATAAGTGGATTTTTCGTTACTCGGACTCTAGTGCATACCCGCTGTGATTCTTCCTTGTTCAGTGAAAAAATCAGGATTTTGGCTACATTTTATGCGCATCGTTTTCTACGTATTTGTCCACTTTATTATATCCTCATCCTCTTAACATATGTGGTTGGCATTGCCTCTGTACGCGATTCCTGGCCGTGGCACATAACGTATCTTTCGAACTATTATTTTTTTTTCATCCAGAGTTGGCACGATGAGACATCTCATTTCTGGTTCTTAGCAGTGCTTATGCAGTTTTATATGTTGTGGCCTGGGATTATTCTTTTTCTTCCAAGAAATTGGCATAAACAAGTATTCTTTGGTTGTATTTGTCTGACGGTTCTGTTTCGATTTACCATTCCATTGTGTTGGCCCGAGATCAAAATGCTTTCAGTTCTTCCTTGTATGTATCTGGATGCTTTTGGGATTGGTTCTTTACTCGGATATTTAACAGCTGAAAAATGTGATTTGACTTTGTTTTATAAGATATGCTTGTGGGGGGGAGTTTTGTATGTGGCTTTTCAAGTGGCTAAATGGCTCGGATTTTCATCTCCTGTGACTATTGTTGCTCAGCGTGAATGTATGTTGTTGGGAATAGGCTGGTTGCTTTTCCATGCCTCTCAGGGCTATGGTGGAATCGCTGGTATGATTTTAGGAAACAGGGTTTTAAGGTATTTGGGAAAGATTAGTTTAGGATTGTTTCTGATCCATAATTTTTCGGGTATTTTGATTTCACTACTAAAACCGGTAATAGACATACCGACGAATAGGTTCAGTGTTACTATTCTCCTATTGAGAATCCTCTTCACTGTCGCTCTGGCAATGGTTTCGTATCGTTTTCTTGAAAAGCCAATAGCTCAGTTTAAACGGTATGTACCATATCCTGAAATGAGCAAAGGAAACAATTAA
- a CDS encoding GNAT family N-acetyltransferase → MIRQAEIQEAEILTEISFNSKGYWNYPKEFYEIWSKELIISSDYIQNNDVLVFENAGKIIGYYSIVELKDDIEISGIIISKGFWLEHVFIESHSIGQGIGTKMFDHLRERCSSHGLCELGILADSNSEDSMRKLAVNINLNIHQLSRIVQPLIFN, encoded by the coding sequence ATGATAAGACAAGCTGAAATTCAAGAAGCGGAAATTTTGACAGAAATATCTTTTAACTCTAAAGGATACTGGAATTATCCAAAGGAGTTTTACGAAATATGGTCCAAGGAACTGATTATAAGTTCCGATTACATACAAAACAATGATGTATTAGTTTTTGAAAACGCTGGAAAGATTATCGGTTATTATTCAATTGTGGAACTCAAAGATGATATTGAAATTTCAGGTATCATCATAAGCAAAGGTTTCTGGCTTGAGCATGTGTTTATCGAGTCTCATAGTATAGGTCAAGGAATAGGAACAAAAATGTTTGATCACTTACGGGAAAGGTGTTCTTCCCATGGCCTTTGTGAATTGGGTATTCTTGCTGATTCTAATTCAGAGGATTCTATGAGAAAATTGGCTGTGAATATAAATTTGAATATCCATCAACTATCAAGAATCGTACAACCCCTTATCTTCAATTGA
- a CDS encoding YbhB/YbcL family Raf kinase inhibitor-like protein codes for MFKYFFVTIFTLILAVSVTHAQEFSLKSNAIEPNSFLSESQLFNGFGCTGKNISPDLSWTSGPNGTKSYAITVYDPDAPTGSGWWHWVVYNIPSTTTELVTGAGSESGEKLPKGAVQGRTDFGINGFGGACPPEGDKAHRYIFTIYALKIEKIELPKDASSALIGFMINANSLGKASFVAKYGR; via the coding sequence ATGTTCAAGTATTTTTTTGTGACAATCTTTACCTTGATATTGGCAGTATCAGTTACTCATGCTCAAGAATTTTCTTTAAAAAGCAATGCCATTGAGCCAAATTCCTTTTTATCTGAAAGCCAACTATTTAATGGATTTGGTTGTACAGGGAAAAACATCTCTCCTGATCTGAGCTGGACCTCCGGACCAAATGGCACTAAGAGTTATGCTATAACTGTCTATGATCCAGATGCTCCTACTGGTTCGGGGTGGTGGCACTGGGTTGTGTACAACATACCTAGTACTACCACTGAATTGGTAACAGGTGCAGGGAGTGAAAGCGGAGAAAAGCTACCAAAAGGAGCTGTTCAAGGGCGTACGGATTTTGGGATTAATGGTTTTGGCGGTGCTTGCCCACCAGAAGGAGACAAGGCCCATCGCTATATTTTTACAATATATGCACTTAAAATAGAAAAAATTGAACTTCCCAAAGATGCAAGTTCGGCATTAATTGGTTTTATGATTAATGCTAATTCACTTGGTAAAGCAAGCTTTGTTGCCAAATATGGCCGCTAA